The DNA window AGGCGGCCCTCAACGGTGACGGCCAGGGCCCCAACTGGAAGAGCGCGACGCGCGACCCGTGGCGGGCAGCTCGCTCACCCCCACTCATGCGGCACGACTGCTGAACGTGCTGCTGGGCAAGGACGTGACGCTGGGTCAGTTCCCGGCGCGCGTCGCGGTGGGCTTCATGCTGCGCGAAGTCCTCGACACGGGAGAGGTGTCACGGGCCGAACTGGTGCGGCGGTCCGAGCGATTCACCCACCTCGCGGTGCTGCGGCCCGACGGGTATCTCGCGTGGGTCCGGACGGGGAGGACGCAGCAGAAGGTGGAGCCCGTCGAGTGGAAGGATGGGGCTTTCCGCGCGCACGGCTTCGAGCTGGGCCGGTTCTACGACGGACGCACGGGTGTCTTCCGGCTGTTGGATGGTGAGCTGCGGGAGGCCAACGGGTTCCCCATAGCGGATGTCCACGACGATGCCGATGTCGTCAGTCGCTCACTGGACGGTGCCGAAGAGGCATTCGTGGGGTTGGCCCTCGCGGTGGGGAAGTTCTTCTCAACATCCCCAGCGGAGAACCTCGAAGCGTTCCGACAGATGCCCGGTGCCGTGGTCGCGCTGCTGGAGTCGTCGCCCGAGTATCTGGAGCGCTTCAAGTACATGACGCGGGGCGAGCAGGTCCAGGTCGTCTCGAAGATGGTGACGAACCTCGTAGCCACCTGGGGAGCGGCATCCACGACCGCGCGCACGTTGCAGGGGGCGAAGCTAGCCACGGTGGAGGCTCCGTGGCTCTCGCTGTCACCCCACGGTGCGATTGCCCTGGAGCGCGTGGCCGTGCCGGTAGGACGAGCTGCGGCGGTGCTGAGTGGTGGGCCCGGAGCTGCCATCATCCTTCAGCGGGCGGGCACGGAGGCGAAGCAGGGTGGACCGGCCAAGGGCCCCGGCCAGTGGGGACCCGCAAAAGAGTCCGTGAAGCCCCGTGCCCGGGGATACCAGGAACAAGTCACGGGCCACTCGGCGGACGAGGCATACTGGGTCGGAGGAGTCGGCAAGGACAGCGGAGGCGTGAAGTTCGATGGATTCGAGAAGGGTGTCCTGCTGGAAGCGAAGGGACCGGGCTATGCCAAGTTCTTTGAGGGGCTCAACCCGAAACGCTGGTTCAAGAACTCAGGGGCAAAGGCTCTTGGCGAGCAAGCCCAACGCCAGCTCCGTGCGGTTCGTTCCACAAACACGCCCATCCGCTGGCACGTCGCAGAGGAGCGCGCGGCCGATGCGATTCGGAAGCTGCTGGCCAACTACAACGCATCAAGCATTGAAGTGGTGTTTACGCCCCCAGTGATGTGAGGAGAGGGTGAACGTGGAAGAGACCTACTATGCTGGTGCCTACTGGGGAGCCAGGAGAGAATCAGCGGCGGAGTGCGCCAAGCGCTTGGAGACATTTCTGTCCGGTCTACCGAGCGCAGATCCAGCACTCGCACGCTGGTTTCAGCTTGGAAAGTCACGCAAGGACGCGCTGAAGCGGCCCATCGTTCCGAACCATGGAGAGCTGGAGCAACTCGTTCTTCGCGGCCGGGATCGGGTTTTTGAGGACCTTGGGTTCCGGGTACGAGGCTGGAACGGTGCTGATGCGGATGAGGATGCGGTTGATTTTGACGTCCTTTGTGGAGGCTACACAGACGCAGTGAGCAATGTTTGTGTGTTCGACCTGCCGAACCGGGGGGCGCACGCGAATCGCATTTTGACTGCTCCTGCTCTGGCGGCCACGCTGCGAGCTACCGCTATCGCGTGGGAACCAGAGTGGGCCATTGCCACTTCATCCACTCACAGAGACTTGGTGACATCCACACCGAAGGCGGGAACGTTCGTGGGCTGGATCATGTACCTGTCCCGCCGCATCGGCACTGTGCCCCCACTCCCAGCTCCAGTTCGTATCGAGGCGGTGGAGGACAAGGGGAGCCTCATCATCCTCACCTCAGAACGCTTCACCGTTGGCAACCCGGAGCATGTTGAGCTGGCGGAGCGGGTGCGAGAGCTGCTGGGCCGAGCAGGGTTGTTGAAGCCGATCCAGGCTCGAACTTAGGAATCAGGAGGGGCCGAGTTACTTGCAGCTCGGCCCCTCTGCGCTGGACGTGCAATCGGCGCCTCTGGTGTCAGGGACGAGATCACATCGGCTGACGCTTTGAGCAGATGATGCCGTGGGGGCTAGTGAGACCGTGCGGAAGGGGAATTGGACATGGCGCTTGAATCTCTCGTAGCGCAGTTCGCCCAGCACATCGCCGCGCAGACTGACTGCATCCTCCGAGGGGACTCCAAGACTGGCAACAAGCACGCGGACAAGGTGTTCGCGGCATTCGCGAAGTTGCGTGAGCAGGGTGACGCAGGCCGGGATGCTCTTGCCTCCCTTCTCGCTGCTCCACGGATGGATGTCCGCGTCACTGCGGCGGCTTTCTTGCTCCGACATCGAACGGAGGAGGCAAAGGCCGTTCTTGAGGCAGCTGCCAGCGGTGAAGGAATGGCGGCCCTTGGTGCGCAGCAGACGCTCAAGAACTGGGAGAACGGGACCTGGGCCCTCGATCTCCTTGAGTGAAGTCCCGGTTGTCCTGCGCCTTGCGCCCAGACTGCCCGCCATCACGAGCGCAGCATCACATCGCGTTCGTGATGGGGCATGCCGAGGTTCCAGCCTCCATCGGTAACGTACTTGTAACGTAGTTGGCTGGACGCATCTGGACGCGCCCGGACGATTTCGGTACCGTCTGCCCGGGACAAATGGGGACGTAACCCCTCGGAAGTATTAGCGGTAGAGCACGAGAATCGAACTCGCCAAGGACGTCTCTCAACGCCCCCCATTGGTTTTGAAGACCAAGCCAGCCACCAGGTCCGGAGGCCCTACCGCCCGCGATTAGTGCCGGGACCTCCCGCCCTCGTCAACGCTCTCTCTTCGCACCCTTTGCCGGCTTCAGCCCCGGCAACCCGTGCACCAGCGTCTCCAGCAACGTGTCGCGCAGATCCTCCGCGCTCGTGTCCTTGAACGCCGCGCACGTCAGCTTCAGGCTCACAATCCCATGCAGGCCCGCCCACAGCGTCTCCGCGAGCTTCGCGGGCTGCGCTTCCGCCGATAGCCTCCCCGCTGACTTCAGGTCCTCGAACACGCCACTCAGCAGCGCGAACGAACGCGGACCCGCCCCGTCAGGGGCCCCCTGGAAGAGCTCGCTCGACAGCTTGGGGTCTTCCATGAAGATGAGCCGGTACGTTTCCGGGTGCGTCAGCCCGAACCGCACATAGGCCGCCGCCATCACCGCCAACCGCTCCAGCGGCTCCTGCGCCGTGGCTGCGGGCTCCAGCTCCGCCAGGAACTCCCCGAACCCCCGCCCGCACAGCTCGCGGGCAATCGCCTCCCGGTTCTCGAAGTGCAGGTACAGCGTCGCCGGCGCGTACTCCACCGCCTCCGCCAACTTGCGCATCGACAGCGCGCTGAACCCCTCCTTCACCACCATCTCCCGCGCCACCCCCAGGATGTGCTCGCGCAGCTCCGCCCGCTGCCGCTCCTTCCGCTCCGAAATCCCCATCCCCACACCCTATGGCTTGACAGTCCGAACGGCCACCAGTATTTGAACGGTGTTCACAGAACGGTGTTCACAAAAAGAGTCGCCGTTCAGGAAGGGAGTCCATCATGGCAGGCAAGGTGGCGCTGTTCGGGGCCTCGGGAGTCATCGGGCAGAGTGTGGCGAACGCACTGAAGGCCCAGGGCAGGGCCTACCGGGTGGTGGGGCGCTCGCGTGCTTCCCTGGAAGCCCAGTTTGGCGCCGACCCGCTCGCCGAGGTCGTGACGTGGAACCCCGATGACCCGGCCTCGGTCCGAGCCGCCGCTCGCGGCGTGGACACGCTCATCTACATGGTGGGGGTCAACTACTGGCAGTTCCACCTGCACCCCGCGCTGATGCGCAAGACGCTCGACGGCGCCATCGCGGAGGGCGTCCCGCGCTTCGTCCACATCGGCTCCGTGTACCCCTACGGCCTGCCACGCACCACGCCCGTGCGCGACGACCACCCGCGCGAGCCCCACACCTACAAGGGCCGGATGCGCAAGGAGCAAGAGGACCTCCTCTTCGCCGAGCACGCCGCCGGCACCCTCCAGGCCACCGTCCTGCGCCTCCCCGACTTCTACGGCCCCGGCGTCGAGGCCAGCTTCCTGCACCGCGCCTTCGTCGCCGCCGCCTCGGGCAAGCGCGCCCAGCTCATCGGCCCCATCGACGCACTCCACGAGTTCATCTACGTCCCCGACGTCGGCCCCATCGTCACCGCGCTCATGAACGAGCCGCGCGCCTACGGCCGCTCCTGGAACCTCGGCGGCCCGGGGGCCACCAGCCAGCGGCAGATGGTCGACGAGATGTACCGACAGAGTGGCCGCCCCACGAAGCGCATGACCATGGGGAAGGGGATGCTGCGCCTGTTGGGCCTGTTCGACCCGTTCATGCGCGAGCTCGTGGAGATGCACTACCTGATGACCTCCCCCGTGCTCATGGATGACACGGAGCTGCGCCAGCTCCTCGGCGAGGTGCGCAAGACGCCCTACACGGAGGGCATCCGCCAGACGCTCGCCTTCACGAAGCAGCACCTGTCCGCCGTCAGTCCAGCCCCCGCTGCCACAGGTCGTCCTCATCCAGTCCCATGAGGTGACCGACCTCGTGCATCACGGTGATTCCAATCTGCTCGATGAGCTCCTCGCGCGTCCTCGCGAAGCGCTCCAGGTTCTTCTGGTAGAGCACGATGGACGCCGTCAGGTGGTCGTACGCGTTCGTCACGCTGCGCTCACCCACGGGGGTGCCTCGGAAGACTCCGAGGATGCAGGGCGACAGGGGAGGGGACTGCCCCACCAGGTCCTCCTCCGACGGGATGTCCTCCACCGCGATGGTGACGTTGTCCAGGTACTGCTTCGCATGCCGAGGCAGCGCCTTCACCGCGTCCTCCACCGCGCGGTCGAACTCCGCCTCACCCAGCTCCACCGGGGGCGGGAAGTCCTCGGGCACCAGTGACTGCGCCTTGTCGAAGCGCCGCTTCGCCTCCTTGAGGTCGCCCCGCCGCTCCGCCATCAGCCCCAGGTAGTGGTGTGCCCACGCCTCGTCGCCCGCGTCCTTCAACACCGCATCGAACTCGGCGCGGGCGACCTCGAAGCGGCACAGCTCGAACAGGGCGATGCCCCGCTCCAGCCTTGCCTCCTTCGAGCGCGGCATGTGGCCGAGCGCCGCGTCCAGGCTCACCAACGCCTGCTCGCACTCGCCCATCTGGTTGTGCCCCATGCCCTCCAGCAAGAGGAACTCGTAGAGCATCTCCACGTCGTCGGCGCGCTCGGCCAGCCGCTTGCCTCGCGCACACAGGCCCAGGCCTTCCTCCACCGCCTCGCGGTCCTCGCCCGCCTGGCAGACCAGGCAGTCGGCCGCGCCCAGCAGGATTTCAAGGTCCTCCGGCGCCGCCTTCAGGGCCTGGCCATAGGCCCGGCCCGCGTCCTCCAGGCGGCCCAGCTCCGCGAGCACCGCCGCTCGGTAGTGCAGGGCCTCCGGCAGCTCCGGTGCGTCCGAAAGCAGACCTTCCACCTGTGCCAACGCCGCCTCCATGTCGCCCGCCTCGAAGGCATCCGCCACCGCCTCCAGACGCGCCTTCGGGTCCCCCGACCCCGATCGCTTCCCGGTCCGCTTCTCCATGGCCCGGCTCATAAGAAGGCCCGCTGTGCGTTGTCAACGACGGGTGCGGCTGTTACGTTCCACCCCCCTCCGCGCTGGTGGCGCGTTCCGTCCCGTGAACATCCTTGTCGTCGACGACGATCTCGAGCTGTGCACCTTGCTCTCTCGCTTCCTGGAGATGCATGGGTACACCGTGTACTCGGCGTCGGATGCCCTCCAGGCGCTCGACATCCTCGAGCGCAACCAGGTGGGCATGGTCATCACCGACTACATCATGCCCCACCTGGACGGCATCTCCTTCACCGAGATGTTGAAGGCGGACCCGCGCTTCCAGGCCATCCCCGTGCTCCTGATGACGGCCAGCACGGATGGGAATGTCATCGACCGGGGCCTGCGCAAGGGCGTGGCCCTGACGCTGAACAAGCCGCTGGACATGGGGCAGTTGCTCGCGCTGATGCGCTTCGCCGAGTAGCCCCGACCCACCCGTCGCGAGTCGTCCGCTCCCCCACACGTCCGCCCTTCCTGGTTGACATCCCAGGGCCGGCCCTTATGTTGGCGCTCGCCATGGCCGAGTGCTAACGGCCTGCGTTGTACCCACAAAAATTCCAAGTAACTTCAGGAGGTTGCGATGGCAGCGAAGGAGATTTTCTTCCACCAGTCCGCGCGTGAGGCCATCCTGCGAGGCGTCCGCACTCTGGCGGACGCGGTCGCGGTGACGCTCGGCCCCAAGGGCCGCAACGTGGTCATCGAGAAGAGCTTTGGCTCGCCCACGGTCACCAAGGACGGCGTCACCGTCGCCAAGGAGATCGACCTCGAGAACAAGTTCGAGAACATGGGCGCGCAGATGGTGAAGGAGGTCGCGTCGAAGACCTCCGACAAGGCGGGCGACGGCACCACGACGGCGACGGTGCTGGCTCGGGCCATCTACGAGGAGGGCCTGAAGCTGGTGGCCGCGGGCCACAGCCCGATGGACCTCAAGCGGGGCATCGACAAGGCGGTGGAGGTGGTGGTGGAGGAGCTGAAGAAGCTCTCCAAGCCCACGTCCGACAAGAAGGCCATTGCCCAGGTGGGAACCATCTCCGCGAACGGGGATGAGACCATCGGCACCATCATCGCCGACGCGATGGAGAAGGTGGGCAAGGAGGGCGTCATCACCGTCGAGGAGGCCAAGGGCCTCGAGACGACGCTCTCGGTGGTGGAGGGCATGCAGTTCGACCGTGGCTACGTCTCGCCGTACTTCGTGACGAACCGCGAGCGGATGGAAGTCGTCCTGGACGACCCGTACATCCTCATCAGCGAGAAGAAGATCTCCTCGATGCAGGACATGGTGCCCATCCTGGAGCAGGTGGCGCGCTCGGGTAAGCCGTTGCTGCTCATCGCCGACGACATCGAGGGCGAGGCGCTGGCCACGCTCGTGGTGAACAAGATTCGCGGCGTGCTGAACGTGGCCGCGGTGAAGGCGCCGGGCTTCGGCGACCGCCGCAAGGAGATGCTGAAGGACATCGCCACGCTGACCGGTGGCATGGTCGTCAGCGAGGAGCTGGGCCACAAGTACGAGAACCTCACGCTCAACGACCTGGGCCGCGCCAAGCGCATCACGGTGGACAAGGACAACACCACCGTCGTCGACGGCAACGGCAAGAAGGCGGAGATCGAGGGCCGCATCAAGCTCATCCGTGGGCAGATCGACACGGTCACCAGCGACTATGACCGCGAGAAGCTCCAGGAGCGTCTGGCGAAGCTGGTGGGCGGCGTGGCCGTCATCAACGTCGGCGCGGCGACCGAGACGGAGATGAAGGAGAAGAAGGCCCGCGTCGAGGACGCGCTGCATGCGACCCGCGCGGCCGTCGAGGAGGGCATCGTCCCGGGCGGCGGCGTGGCGTACCTGCGCACGCTGGGCGCGCTCGAGGCGCTCAAGCCGGGTGGCGAGCAGAACTTCGGCGTGGAGATCATCCGCCGCGCGCTCCAGGAGCCGCTGCGGAAGATCGCCAGCAACGCGGGCGTCGAGGGTGCCGTCGTCATCAACAAGGTTCGCGAGGGCAAGGGCGCGTACGGCTACAACGCGCGCACGGACGTCTACGAGGACCTGGAGAAGGCCGGCGTCATCGACCCGACGAAGGTGGAGCGCACCGCGCTGCAGAACGCGGCCTCCGTCGCGTCCCTGCTGCTGACCACCGAGGCCATGGTCGCCGAGCGCCCGAAGGGCAAGTCCAAGGGCGCCGGGGCTGGCGGGGGCATGCCGGACTACGGCGGCGACGACATGGAGTACTGAGCCACGCTTCCGTGTCCCGGGCCACGCGCCTGGGACGCGGAGGGTGAGCTGACCTCGGCCCCGGCTGCCTCCCATGAGGCACCGGGGCCGTTGTCTTTCAGGTCAGGGGATGCGGCCCACGGCGCCCCGGGTGCCGCTCTCCTGCGAGGTGTAGAGCAGGGTGTTCCCGTCGACGATGAGGCCCCCGGGTCCCGTGCCCTCGGGGCCGACCGCGTCGGTGATGCCAGGCGGACAGCCACGGACGCGACGCAGGAAGGCCGAGCCGCTCGCCACGGACTCCTTGAAGTAGACCGCGCCGTTGAGCTCCACCGGGAACATGGGGCCTTGCAGTCCCTCCGCGAGCACTCGCGCCGAGTCTCCTCCCGGTCGAGACACCTTGAGGACCCGGCCCGCGCCACCAGTTCCCTCGGTGATGAGGAAGTGCGTGGGCGTGAGCTCCAGCGAAGTGCCCGAGGTGATGCTCGGGTCCACGCGCTGCGGTGGGGTGCTCTCGTCCAGGGCCGCGCGGTAGAGGCCCGGCTCGCCTCCGCCCGTGACGAGGAACCAGACGTTGATTCCGTCGACGCGGGCGCCGCGGACCTGGGTGCCAGGAGCACCCTCGAAGAGCACGACGGACGAAGGCGTGGCACCGACGGTGTCGACCCGGATGAGCCTCCGCGCGCCGGTCGCGACGACGACGACGTCCCTGCCATTCACCCGGGTGGCGAGGACCTCCGTGCCACCCGTGATGACGTTGTTCACCGACGCCTCGATGGGCACGGTGCCTCGTTCCCCGGTGGCCTTGTTCACGCGCCACAAGCCCATCTGGTCCAGCACGTAGATGTTCTTCGAGTCCACGGCGATGGCGTCGGGGGCGATGAAGCCCTTGGCGACGGAGACCACGTCGCCCCCCGCGCGAGGAAGCCGGAGCAGTTGTCCCTCGCCATCGACCTGTCCGGGACGCAGCGAGTGGGACTCGGAGATGTAGAGGTCCGTCGCGTCCACCGCGAGCCGCCTCGGGGTGTTCAGGCCGGGCACGAGAATCGTCTCGCGCACCGACGTGGGAGGCTCACAGCTCCCCGCGTCTTCTTCGCCGGTGCCGCCGTCTCCCGGAGTGCCGCCATCGTCCGTCGAGCCCCCATCCTCTCGGGTGCCGCCGTCATCCTCTGGAGTCCCTCCATCGGGCCGTGAGCCCGAGTCCTCCGGTCCCCCCGCGTCCGGTTCGCCCGGTCCCGGGGGCCTGTTCGAGGAACACGCCACACCCAGCACCAGGACGAACAGGAGCGCGAGTCTCATGGGACGCCTTTCTTGAATGCGCGGCTCAGCTCTCGGCTGAGCGCCGTGGTGTCGGACAGCAGCTTGGGCAGGCATGCCGCCGCCCCCGCGCGCAGCGACTCCAGCGCGGTCTCCATCGTGAGGTGCTCGGCGAGCACCACGAAGGGCGCGCCTTGGGCCAGGGCCTTGCCCAGCTCCAGCGCCTTGCGCCCATAGGCCGGCGCGAAGTCCCAGCTCACCACCACGCCCGCGGGAGGCTCCAACGCGATGAGCTCCGAGGTCGGCAGCACGCGGGCTTCCAGTCCGGCCAGCTCCAGCGCCTCGGAGATCTGCGCCGCCGTGGCGGGATTGTCCTCCAGCACATCCACCCGCTTGACCTGGGCCACCGCGCTCGGCTGCGGAGGCGGCGCGGACAGCGTCGAGCGGAGGAGGGCGCGCACCTCGCGGATGTCGTCGAAGGGCTTGAGCAGGTAGTCCACCACGCCCAGCTCCAACGCCTGCTGCGTCGTCACGAGCGAGGGGTAGCCCGTCATCAGGATGACCCGCGACGAGGCGGAGAGCCGTCGCGCCTGCTGCGCCAGCTCGAGTCCAGACAGGCCCGGCAGGTTCTTGTCCGTGACGATGAGGTCCACGGGGGATTCGCGCAGGAGGTCCAGTGCCTCCTCGCCGCTCGCCGCCTCGATGACCTCGCACTCCTTGCCCATCAGGTCGCGGAACACCATGCGGATGATGGTCTCGTCATCCACCACGAGCAGCCGCTTGCGCCGTCCAGGGGCCACCTCGGACGCGGGGAAGAGGACGCGGAACACCGTGGCCGGAGGCGGCACGTCGCGCAGCGCTCCGTGGGGTGCCAGGTCGATGCGCGCGTCGTGCTCCTGCGCGATGCGGCGGCAGACGGACAGGCCCAGGCCCGTGCCTCGCTTGCTCGCGGTGACGTACGGTTCGAAGATCTTCTCGCGCAGCTCGTCGGGGATGCCGGGGCCCCAGTCCGCCACATACAGCACGGGCGCCGAGCCCACGGTGGTGAGCACCACCTTCACGCGTCCTCGGCCGGACATCGCGTCGCGCGCGTTGTTGAGCAGGTTCAACGTGAGCTGCTCGATGAGGCGCGAGTTGCCCTGCACGAAGATGTCCTCGGGGGCCTCCACCTCCAGCGACATGCGCGCCGAATCCGGGTTGACGCTGAAAATTTTCGCGGCGGCCCAGATGGGGGCGGCCAGGGACAGGCGCTGCTGCGGCGCGGGGCGCTCGCTGGCGAGCCGGATGAAGTCGGAGACAATCTGCTCCATCCTCTCCACCTGGGCCATCAGCAGGCGCAAGGGGCCGGTGGAGCCGCCGTCCTCGGCGAGGAGCTGGGCGTAGGCCTTCACGCCGAGCAGGGGCTGACGCAGCTCGTGAAGGACTTCCGCGGCCAACTGCGTGGCATGGAGCCCGGAGCGCTGGAGCGCCGCCGCCGCCGCGCGCGCGGCAGGCACGTCCCCCGCGTCCAGGGCCTGGAGCAGTTGGGCGAGCGGCGCGGGAGTCTCCATGTCGTGAAGCATGACGGAGGGGACCACGCCACGCAACGCGTGTGAGGGAATCCGTTGACCAGCCCGCTGGGGGCGCGGATGCTCCCCGAGTTCGTGTCGGTGCCCGGGCGTCCGCCGGGTGCCACTTCGCCTCGGAGGGCCTTCATGCCGCAGACCGACCCGTTCCACTCCCTCGTTCCCCGGAAGATGACCGACTCGGAGCTCGCGCGCGCCATCCGGCTCAACATCGAGGCGGAGCTGGACGCCATCAACCTCTACGCCGCCCACATCGACGCCACCGACAACGAGGAGGCCAAGGCCGTCCTGCGTCACGTCATGGACGAAGAGCGTGAGCACGCCGCGCTCTTCTGGCAGCTCATCGCGCGGCTGGACCCGGAGCAGGCCCAGCACGCCCAGGAGGCGGTGGAGAAGTTCAAGCTCATCATTTCGGGAGCCCCGCACGAGTCCGTGGAGGCGGTGGGCAAGGAGGGCGCGAGCACCGAGGTGATGGAGCCTGGCCTCGCCAAGCGCCTCACCGTGGGGAACATGCGGCCCTGAAGGCTACGTGCCGGTGGAGGCCTGGCGCCGCTCGGCGGGCGGGGCCTCCAGGTCCTGCGCCGCCATGTAGACGACGTTCCGCGTGCCTCGCTTGCCGCGGTACATGGCCCGGTCCGACAAGTCGAGCAGCGTGGCCTTGTCCCGTGCGTGCTCCGGGAAGCTGGCCACGCCGATACACGTGGAGAGCTTCAGCGACAGCCCCTCGCGCGCGAGGAACTGGTGTGTCTCCATGGTGCGGCGGATGCGCTCGGCCACCTTGAGCGCGCCGCCCGAGTCGGTGTTGCGCAACATCACCACGTACTCGTCGCCGCCGAAGCGCGCCACGACATCGTGGTCTCTCACGCAGCCCTTCACCACGCGCGCCGCCTCGACGAGCAGCTTGGAGCCGACGAGGTGTCCGTGCGTGTCGTTGATGGACTTGAAGTGGTCCAGGTCCAGGAAGAGGAGGCTGAAGGCCCGCTGCCGCTGGAGCGCGTCCTGGACTTCGCGGTCCAGCACCAGGTCCAGGTAGCGCGTGTTGAACAGACGCGTCAGGTCGTCGATGTACGCCAGGTCCTCCACCGCCGCGAACCGGCCCAGGTTGCGCAGCGCCAGGGCCCAGTTGCGCACCAGGTAGCCGGCGGCCTCGGCGGCCCCGTCGGCGGTCTGCGGCTTCGCGTAGAAGAGCACCGCGTGGCCCAGCACCGAGTCGCCCTCCACGGCGGGGAAGGTGAGGATGCGCTCGAAGGGCACGTCCAGCACGTCCAGCTCGCGAGGCGCCCGCGCATCCATGAGCTGGTCGCGCAGCCACGCCACCACCGTGTCCTCGGTGCCGACGGGGAGTCCTCGCGTGCCCTGGGCGCGCAGGCCCAGGTTCGTGTCTCGCTCCAGGAGCACGATGGCGCCCGCGGCGGCCATGGACTCCAGCGCGCTCGTGGTGGCCGTGGCCAGCTTCTCGCGGTCCAGCGTGGTGGCCAGTCGCTGTCCGGCCTCCAGCAGCGCGACATGACGGCGCAGCGAGGCGTTCTCCTGAAGCAGGTCTCGCGTGGTGAGCGCGCGCCGCACCGCGTGCTGGAGCGCCTCCGGGGCCACGGGCTTGACCAGATACTCCGCCGCGCCGCTCTTGATGGCGCGCACCGCGGGGTCCACCTTGTCCAGCGCGGTGATGACCACGACCTCCACGCCAGGGTGCCGCTCCCGCACGTGCCGGAGGACTTCCATGCCGTCGCCGCCAGGAAGGATGAGGTCCGTCACCACCGCATCGAAGCGGTCCGCCGCGAGCGCCTGCCGAGCGTCCTGCAGCGTGCCCACCGCGGTGACGGTGTGGCCCACGCCCGTGAGGTAGTCGCCGTAGAGGGTGCGGGCGATCTTTTCGTCGTCGACGAGGAGGATGCGCGCCATCTCCCGCATGGCTTAGCACCATCCAACGGAACGCTGCTAGGGTCGCCCCCCGTGTCGCCCTTTGAAAGCGGTCGCCGACTCTGCTTGCTCGTGGAAGCCGGGGAGACCCACTACGCCGTTGAAGCCACGTCTGTCATGGAAGTGGCAATGCCCGGTGCCCACGGGAGCAGCCTGCGAGGCGTGCTCGAAGTGAAGGACCTGTCGGCGCTCCTCGGCGGTGCTCCGGAGCCTGAAGCGGGGATGGTGGTGGTGCTGGATGTGAGCCCCACGCTGGCGGTGAGGGTGCGCTCGGTGGTGGAGGTGGCGGACGTCGCGCGCGCGCCGTTCTTCCTGCTGCCTCCGGGGCTGGCGGACTCGCTGGCGCCGCTGAGCCGGGGCGCGGTGCTGCACAAGGAGCGGCTGTACCTGGAGCTCATCGCGGAGGCGCTGCCGCATCGGGTGGGGCCTCGCGCGGCGCCTGCACCCCCGCGCCCCGTGCACTGGGCCGAGTCCGTGCCCGAGCGGGCGCTCGTCTTCGAGTCGCAGGGGCGACTGTTCGGTGTCCCCCTGGCCTTCGTGTCCCAGGTGGTGGCTCGGGGGGATGCCTTCAGCGTCCTGCCCGTGCAGAGCGGACCGGTGGCGGGTATCTTTCCCCATGCCCAGGTCCTGTGGCCCATCTGCTCCGTCCCCGCCCTCCTGGGTGCGCCCGCCGTGGCGGAGCCCTTCTTCCTCCTGGCGGAGCTGGCGGGGCGGAACGTGGGGCTGACGGCCACGCGGGTGCTTGGCGTCCTCCAACGCTTCGAACCGGACAAGACGGCCGGTACCTTTCGTGTCCCCGGCCTGGCGGAGCCTGTGCTGTTCCTGGACCTGCAGCGCATGTTTTCTTGATCGTCCAGGAGCGCGAACCGTAAGCTGCCAGGCTTGATAACGTGTCGTGAGGTAGGTTTTCACGACCGGTTTCTTCAACGAATTCAGGGGGGTCCACGCTCCCCGAGGCCCGATACCGATGCCCAAGAATCTGCTGGTCGCCGATGACTCGCTCACCATCCGCAAGGTGATCGGCATGATCTTCGCGACCGAGGACTTTCAGGTGACCGCGGTGGACAACGGGCTGGACGCCATCTCGCGCTGCCGCGAGCTGCGCCCGGAC is part of the Myxococcus landrumus genome and encodes:
- a CDS encoding Tox-REase-5 domain-containing protein encodes the protein MAGSSLTPTHAARLLNVLLGKDVTLGQFPARVAVGFMLREVLDTGEVSRAELVRRSERFTHLAVLRPDGYLAWVRTGRTQQKVEPVEWKDGAFRAHGFELGRFYDGRTGVFRLLDGELREANGFPIADVHDDADVVSRSLDGAEEAFVGLALAVGKFFSTSPAENLEAFRQMPGAVVALLESSPEYLERFKYMTRGEQVQVVSKMVTNLVATWGAASTTARTLQGAKLATVEAPWLSLSPHGAIALERVAVPVGRAAAVLSGGPGAAIILQRAGTEAKQGGPAKGPGQWGPAKESVKPRARGYQEQVTGHSADEAYWVGGVGKDSGGVKFDGFEKGVLLEAKGPGYAKFFEGLNPKRWFKNSGAKALGEQAQRQLRAVRSTNTPIRWHVAEERAADAIRKLLANYNASSIEVVFTPPVM
- a CDS encoding immunity 52 family protein produces the protein MEETYYAGAYWGARRESAAECAKRLETFLSGLPSADPALARWFQLGKSRKDALKRPIVPNHGELEQLVLRGRDRVFEDLGFRVRGWNGADADEDAVDFDVLCGGYTDAVSNVCVFDLPNRGAHANRILTAPALAATLRATAIAWEPEWAIATSSTHRDLVTSTPKAGTFVGWIMYLSRRIGTVPPLPAPVRIEAVEDKGSLIILTSERFTVGNPEHVELAERVRELLGRAGLLKPIQART
- a CDS encoding DUF2019 domain-containing protein, which translates into the protein MALESLVAQFAQHIAAQTDCILRGDSKTGNKHADKVFAAFAKLREQGDAGRDALASLLAAPRMDVRVTAAAFLLRHRTEEAKAVLEAAASGEGMAALGAQQTLKNWENGTWALDLLE
- a CDS encoding TetR/AcrR family transcriptional regulator; amino-acid sequence: MGISERKERQRAELREHILGVAREMVVKEGFSALSMRKLAEAVEYAPATLYLHFENREAIARELCGRGFGEFLAELEPAATAQEPLERLAVMAAAYVRFGLTHPETYRLIFMEDPKLSSELFQGAPDGAGPRSFALLSGVFEDLKSAGRLSAEAQPAKLAETLWAGLHGIVSLKLTCAAFKDTSAEDLRDTLLETLVHGLPGLKPAKGAKRER
- a CDS encoding NAD-dependent epimerase/dehydratase family protein, which translates into the protein MAGKVALFGASGVIGQSVANALKAQGRAYRVVGRSRASLEAQFGADPLAEVVTWNPDDPASVRAAARGVDTLIYMVGVNYWQFHLHPALMRKTLDGAIAEGVPRFVHIGSVYPYGLPRTTPVRDDHPREPHTYKGRMRKEQEDLLFAEHAAGTLQATVLRLPDFYGPGVEASFLHRAFVAAASGKRAQLIGPIDALHEFIYVPDVGPIVTALMNEPRAYGRSWNLGGPGATSQRQMVDEMYRQSGRPTKRMTMGKGMLRLLGLFDPFMRELVEMHYLMTSPVLMDDTELRQLLGEVRKTPYTEGIRQTLAFTKQHLSAVSPAPAATGRPHPVP
- a CDS encoding metallopeptidase family protein, which produces MEKRTGKRSGSGDPKARLEAVADAFEAGDMEAALAQVEGLLSDAPELPEALHYRAAVLAELGRLEDAGRAYGQALKAAPEDLEILLGAADCLVCQAGEDREAVEEGLGLCARGKRLAERADDVEMLYEFLLLEGMGHNQMGECEQALVSLDAALGHMPRSKEARLERGIALFELCRFEVARAEFDAVLKDAGDEAWAHHYLGLMAERRGDLKEAKRRFDKAQSLVPEDFPPPVELGEAEFDRAVEDAVKALPRHAKQYLDNVTIAVEDIPSEEDLVGQSPPLSPCILGVFRGTPVGERSVTNAYDHLTASIVLYQKNLERFARTREELIEQIGITVMHEVGHLMGLDEDDLWQRGLD
- a CDS encoding response regulator; amino-acid sequence: MNILVVDDDLELCTLLSRFLEMHGYTVYSASDALQALDILERNQVGMVITDYIMPHLDGISFTEMLKADPRFQAIPVLLMTASTDGNVIDRGLRKGVALTLNKPLDMGQLLALMRFAE